Sequence from the Pelotomaculum isophthalicicum JI genome:
TGGTCATTTCCGGGTTCCGGTTAAGCGCAACTGACTCTGTAAGCATGATTATACCTCTGCCGTTAGACTCAACGCCGCCACCTTCGGAAACCAGGTTGGTACTGATAACCGGCAGATTAAGCATCTGAGCGGCTTTCTTATCTATCTGGCTTTCCACATCAATATAGTCCTGACTTGCGCCTCTCCCATAGTTATCGAAACCAAAATTAACGACATTCAACCTGTTCTGACTGTCTTTGACAAATACTGGTCCGACATCTCTGGCCCATATGGACAGGTGGTCAATTATGTAGAAATTAATATTGTTGCCGGAGTACCCATTTGCGTTCAGCAAATCTTCAATTTGTGCAGCTTCTTCTTTGCTCTGTGATATAAGGTTAACTCTTACGTGCGGCTCAAGAGCCTTTATAATGTCAATATAGACAGGATATATTGATTTGCTGGCAGTGCTATACATGCCTTCCGGCCATAGCAACCAAATAGCCTGCTGTTTTTCGAATTCGCCCGGGGATACATAGGTGATTGGGTCGCTGCCATTGTCAATGGCAGGTTTTTGATATGCTTTGTTACCGGTAAAAGCCCTGATCGACAGTATAATAAGCATGCAAGCGAAAACAAGTATGATAATGGAATACTCCTTTTTCATTTTTACCTCCTTTTTATTTGCAGTGCGGCACGCAAAATGAGAAACTGTAGTAATTCTTAGTATCGTATTGCGTTCTGAATATAATGCAAAATAGAGA
This genomic interval carries:
- a CDS encoding agmatine deiminase family protein, with the translated sequence MKKEYSIIILVFACMLIILSIRAFTGNKAYQKPAIDNGSDPITYVSPGEFEKQQAIWLLWPEGMYSTASKSIYPVYIDIIKALEPHVRVNLISQSKEEAAQIEDLLNANGYSGNNINFYIIDHLSIWARDVGPVFVKDSQNRLNVVNFGFDNYGRGASQDYIDVESQIDKKAAQMLNLPVISTNLVSEGGGVESNGRGIIMLTESVALNRNPEMTKSQIENEYKRVLGAKKVIWLKQGLAEDDLITVGHINEIARFASPDTILLAQVLPEDKDTNLDSQKSYLRLEENYNILLNSTDQDGKPFHIIRIPMPPTLYGEIDETGKIPVRSYLNYAVTNGVVLMQTYWVPGRSDKLKTTEDQVKGIFQSVFPVRTIIGINDESVNFWGGGIHCITQHMPAN